Below is a window of Cryobacterium sp. PAMC25264 DNA.
ACAGACCACCCAGCTGGCCATGATGGAGAAGATCACCGCCCTGTCCACCACCTCGGACGAGAACTTCTCGCTGCAGATGCGCACGTCGGCCGCGGCCCTCGTCGGCCAGAACGTCACCTACACGGATGCCGCGGGACTGAGCGTCTCCGGAATCGTCTCCGCGGTGTCCTTTGCGGGCTCGGTGCCCCAGGTCACCGTCGGCAAGGCCAGCGTGGCCCTCGATGCCATCTCGGGGGTGACCGCCCCGACGGGGTGACCCGGCACCACCTCTCGGCCGCTCGGCAGGGCCGACACCACCGCACCCACCATCATCCGTCTGCACGACCTCTCGAAAGGAAGCACCCATGCTTCGCTCTCTCTACTCCGGTATCTCCGGCCTTCGCGCTCACCAGACCATGCTCGACGTCACCGGCAACAACATCGCCAACGTCAACACCACGGCGTTCAAGGCGTCGGCAACCCAGTTCCAGGACACCCTGTCCCAGCTGACCCAGGGCGCCAGCGGACCCGGTGCCCAGACCGGCGGCACCAACCCGGCCCAGGTGGGCCTCGGAGTCCAGGTCGCCGGCATCTCGACCAACTTCACCCAGGGTTCTTCGCAGTCCACCGGCAAAGCCGGCGACATGCTCATCTCCGGCGACGGCTTCTTTGTGACCAAGGAAGGCGGCCAGACCCTCTACAGCCGGGCGGGTTCCTTCGATTTCGATTCGTCCGGGCGGCTAGTGACACCGTCCGGTGCGATCGTGCAGGGCTGGGGTGCGGTCAACGGCGTGATCAACGAGGGCGGTGCGCTTGGTGACATCACCTTGCCGCAGAACGTCGTGATCGCCGGAACCGTAACGACATCTGCGGCCATGGGCGGAAACCTGCCGTCGGATGCAGCAGAGGGCAAGTCAGTGTTGCTTGACATCAAGGTCTACGACGCGGCGGGGGCGGCCCGCACGGTGTCGCTCACCTTCACGCGCACGGCAGCGGCGGGCGGGTGGGCCGTCTCCGGGACCGACGGCACCGCGGCGGGATCTCCCACAGGCTCGACGACTTTGGCCTTCACTGACGGCAAGCTCGTCTCTGGGCCCGATCTGGTCGTCGGCGGAATCACTGTGAGTATGGCGGCGCTCACCGGCTTTGCCGGCCTCAGCACGGCCGTAGTCGCATCCAAATCCGGGAGCGCGCCCGGTTCGCTGGAGTCCTATTCTTTCAGCAAGGACGGCACCCTCATCGGACTGTTCAGCAACGGCGAGCAGAAGGCCCTCGGCCGCATCGCCCTGGCCACATTCACAAACCCGGGTGGTCTCGAGAAAACCGGGTCCAACGGATACCAGGCCACATTCAACTCCGGCACCGCTGAAATTGGCGCTCCCGGATCGACCGGGCTGGGCTCACTCACCGGTGGAGCCCTGGAGATGTCGAACGTGGACCTCTCACAGGAGTTCACCAACCTCATCGTCGCGCAGCGTGGCTTCCAGGCGAACGCTCGCATCATCACGACCTCGGATGAGGTCCTGCAGGAACTCACCAACCTCAAGCGCTAACTCCCGGGAACGCGGCCACCCCTCCGGACACGGAGGTGGCCGCGTTCTGCGTATGTGTGCCGCCGCGCGCGCTCCCACCAAGCCCGACCAGCGGATGGTCGTGCCCCAGCCCAGGTCGCGCTTGTCGACGGCGTACTGAGCTTGTCGAAGTAGACCGAGTGACGCTGCTCGCGAACGTGCACCGGCTGGCGGGATCTCGACGAGCTCGATCAGCGGATGGTCGCGACCCAGCGTGGGTCAGGTGGTGCTGGGTGGGGTGTGGCTGGGCATGTCGATGAGTGCCTGGCCGGGGTCGATGTTGGCTGGTGGTCGGAGCCAGTACTGGCCGGTGTTTTCGAAGATCTGCCAGCCTTGGTTGTGGAGCAGCATGTGGTGGGCGTGGCAGAGCAGGATGCCGTGGTTGATGTCGGTGCGGCCGTGGTCGCGTTTCCAGTGTTGGATGTGGTGGGCTTCGGTGAAGGCGGGTGGTCGGTCGCAGCCGGGCCAGCGGCAGCCGCCGTCGCGGGCGGCGAGGGCGCGGCGTTGGGCGCGGTTGAAGAGGCGTTGTTCGTGGCCGACGTCGAGGGGCCGGCCCAGGTCGTCGACGGTGATTTCGATGGTGGCGGAGTCGCAGATGAGGCGTTCGATGGTTTCCTGGGAGAGGGGTGCGGTGTTGCCTTCGAGGTAGCCGTGGCCGGGTTGGCCGGGTTCGCAGACCAGGATGTTGTCGGCGTCGCGGAGCAACCCCGGCGGGAACGGGCTGTCCGCCGGGCAGGGCCCGGTCTGTGCCGCGGGCCCGGGAGGTCCAGGCTGCCCGGTGGATCCGGTGGATCCGGTGAACCAGGTGGTACCGGTGGTCTGGGTGGTGTCGCCGACCGAGTTCGGGGTGGCGGGGGTGCCGTGGGTCGGGGCGTCGGTGGCCGCGGGGCGGGTGGCCGGGGTGCGGGTGGTGAGGATCTGCACGGTGGGGCGGCGGCCGCCGAGCATCTCGTGGGGGTTGATGGTGGTGCCGGCCTCGATCAGGTCGACGAAGCCGTCGCAGGTGATCTGCTCGGTGCTGCGGGGGTCGTCCTGGACGCGTTTGGCCCAGGCGGCGCGGTCGGTGTCGACGAAGCGCACGCCGCCGCGGCGGGGGCTGGTGAGGCTGTCGAAGGTGGCCTTGATGAATTCGCCCTGTTCCGGTGGGAATAGCCCGTCGACCCTCACCTGGCCGGTGTTCAGGGTCCAGATGCGGAGGTAGCGGTCGTCCCAGGCTTTCTGTTCTCGCACCCGGATGCCGGCTTCATCCAGGCAGTCCCGGGTCTGCCGGGCGCGTTTGAGGAGTTGGTCCACGTTTATCGACCTGGCGTCGACGAGCAACCCCTCCAGCGCGTCGGAGAGGACTAGCCCGGTGACGACGGTGTCGATATCGCCCAGGCCGGTGCGGATCGCGTAGGCGGCGTCGACGGAGAGAGTACCGGCGTTCACCGCGCGGCTGATCGGCGCGTGCCACGGCGCCGGCACCAGGGGAGCGCCGGCCAGTGCTGGGTCGGACGTGTCGGCCGCGTCGGGTCAAGCGGGCCGTTCAACGCCGCGTCCGCGAGCCGGCGGGCTGCCTCGGCCTCGGCTTCGGCGGCCTGTATCTCGGCGGCTTCGGCCTCGGCGAGCATCTGGCCCACTCCGACGAGTTTGCGGGACTCGACCTTGCTCGCGCCGGTCAACTCCTGGATCAACGCCTCGGGGCTGAGGAAGCCCTGCTTCTTCGCCAATCCCGCCTGGCCGAGCTCCCACCGGGACCGGTGCGCGAGCGTCTTCGCCATCCACGCCTTGCGGGTGTCCAGCTCACGCTGCGCCCGGGCGAGGGTCTGCTGCCCGGCCAGCACGTCGGCATCCGACAGGGCGTCGTACTCGGCACTCGAACAGCCCAACCGGGCCACATTCGCCGCCGCGACCACGAGGCCGTCGCCACCGCCCACAGCAGCATCGACAGCCCCTTCGACAGCGATCACACCACCCCGGTCAGCAGGCCCGTCAGCAGACCCGTCAGCAGCACCCGCAGCGGCACGAAAAGCACCGTCGGGAGGGTTCCCGACGGTGAACGTGTCTGCGATGCTCGACTGGATTGCCATGCCCCGAATCTAGCCCGATATCGCATCCTCGTGTGAGCAAAACTCAACTTGTGGATAAGTTTTTTCGGGAATCCCGTCAGCGTCTCCCGCATCCTGAATATTGGCTGTGACCAGTAAAAAAGACTCTTGCCCCTGCTTGGTATGAACGTTAGCTTCTTCCCAGGAGAGCGGAACATCGAGGCGTCGGGGGCGGACATGAGAAAAGCGACAGTACGGGGCATTGGAATCGCTGCTGCGTTGGGGGTGTCGACCCTGGGTCTGAGCGGGTGCGCGGTGCCGCTTGACGGGTCGCCGGCCGTGGCCGTCGGTGCTGAGGCGCCCGCGCCAACCTGGCACGTCACCGAGCATCCCGGTGCCTCCCTGCCGACTGACCAGGACTCACTGATGCAGCGTGAGATCTATCCCGGCTATACCCTGGGCGAGTTGGGGTACTCGGACGAAGAGAGCGAATGGGCGCTCTACCAGAAGCCATTGGGTGATGCGGCGAGCGCTATCGAGGGCCGGTTCGCCGGGGAGTACTCGTACGCGTTCTTCGGGCCGGAGCGCACGTTCTCCATCGGGTTCACGGGCGCTGCTCCGGCGGGGGCTCTTGCGGTCCTCGACGACACCGGCCTGCCGTACTCCACCATCGAAGACCTCGGTTTCACCGCAGCGGGCTACGAGGCCGCGGTGAGTGACGTCGGCCGCTGGGTCACGGACAGCATGACGAGAAACGGCTCATTCCCAGAGGCCTTGTTCTCGGTGGGGTCTGACCTGACCTCGCAGCCCGGAGCGATCGTGGTCAGCATCACGGGAGCGAGCTCATCCGTGCGCAGAGCCGCCATGGACGCCCTCGGCAGTGTGCCCGTGGACGCACCGTTCAGCGTGACCGTGGTCGAGGGCGGTGGCAACACCTCGTTCTGACCGGTCCGGGCGCGCCGCGGTGAGCGTGACGAGCATCCTCACGGCGGCCGGCAGCTAACCTAATGCGCCCGTCGGCCGACAGTGGTCGCTGACGGCTACTGGAGCCGTCCGGGAACCAGGGACGGGTCCATGATCGTTGTAACCAGGCTGAACGATAGTCAGTTCGCGATCAATCCCGACCTCATCGAACGCATCCATGTGAACCCGGACACCACCCTCGTGATGGTGGACGGAGCCAAGTTCATCGTCACGGAGAGCCTGGCCGAGGTGATCGAGAAGATCGCCGCCTATCGGGCGCACGTGATCAACCTGGCCTACACCTCCCCACATGGCAGCGACGGCGACCACACCGCGTCCGATCCCGACACTCGACCGGACGCCGTTGTCCCCCTGCGCCCCCGGAGAATGTAGATGGATCCCGCAACCCTGATCGGTATCGTCCTGGCGTTCGGCGCCCTGTTCGCGATGATCACCATCGAGGGATCGCACGTCACCGCGATCCTGCTCCCGGCGCCGATGGTGCTGGTGTTCGGTGCCACCATCGCCGTCGGCATCGCCGGGGGAACCCTGCGGGACACGATCCAGGCCGTCAAGGCGCTGCCAGGCGCCTTCCTGGGCAAGACCACGCCGCCACAGAAGCTCATCGACCAGGTCGTCGGCCTGGCCGAGAAGGCGCGCAGTTCGGGTCTCCTCGCCCTCGAGCAGGAAGCCGACAAGGTCTCGGACCCGTTCCTCCGCGGTGCACTGCAGAACATCGCCGACGGCACGGACGGTGACGAGCTGCGCATCCTGCTCGAAGATGAGATCGCCACCCGCACCAAGGCGAGCCGCACCGCCGCCAAGTTCTTCACCACGCTCGGCGGCTACGCCCCGACGGTCGGCATCATCGGCACCGTGATCTCCCTCACCCATGTGCTCGAGAACCTGGACACGCCGTCCACCCTCGGCCCCATGATCGCTGCGGCGTTCGTGGCCACCCTGTGGGGCCTGCTGAGCGCGAACTTCCTCTGGCTGCCGATCGGCAACCGGCTCAAGCGCCTGTCCGACATCGAGGCCGAACGGATGACCCTGCTGATGGAGGGTGCCCTCGCCGTTCAAGCCGGCAGTCAGCCACGGCTTCTCGGCGAACGGCTGCAGGCCATGGTGCCCCTCGCCTCCGCGAAGTCCGCCAAAGGCAGCAAACAGGGCAAGCAGTCCGGGGCGGCCAAGCCGCTCAAGAAGGCCGCGTGAGCGGTCACGGCCGGGGGCGCCGCCGCGGCCTGGAGGAGGAACACGAAGAGCACGTCGACGAACGCTGGATGGCCTCCTATATGGACATGGTCACCGTGCTGATGTGCATGTTCATCGTGCTCTTCGCCATGTCGACGGTCGATCAGGCGAAATTCGTGCAGCTGAAGAACTCCCTGGCCACCGGATTCGGGTCCGTCGACGTGGGCAAGGTCGACACCGCCGAGGGCATCGTGGTGCCACCCGATCTGGTCGACACCCCGCTGTGAACCAGGACGTCGGACTCACCGACCTCGAACTGGCCATCGCCGAAGTCGACGACCTGACTGCCGTGGAGAAAGCGATGGACAGCGCCCTCACGGCCGTCGGACTGAACACCCTGGTGGAATACACCATCGACGAGCGCGGGCTCTCGGCGGGCCTGGTGGGATCCGAGACGTTCTTCGAACCCAATGTGGCCACCCTGAGTGTGCAGGCGGTCTCGGTCCTCGACACCATCGGACCGATCCTGGCCGGCACCGCACGGCAGGTGTCGGTGGAGGGGCATGCCGACCGGCACGGCGTGACCATCAACTATCCGACCGACTGGGAACTCTCCAGCGCCCGCGCCACCCAGGTATTGCGACACCTGGTGGAGCGCACCGGTGTGGCCCAGGAGCGGATCGGCGCCGTGGGCTACGGCTCGGCCCGACCGGTCGACATGGGCGACGACCTGGCCGCGATGGCCCGCAACCGGCGGGTCGACGTGGTGCTGCTGTCGAACCAGCCGGACAGCGTGCGCGCCCTGATCCCGTCGGTCCTCGATGGCACGGCGGTACCGGACGAGCCCGTGGAACCTGGTCCGGCCGCCCCGGCAGGCACCTCGCCGGGGGACTCGGCGGAGGACACCGGGCACTGAGCACCCCACACCACCCGCCGGAACCTGCCGGGTGGATCCGGCGACGCCGCTAACATCCGTTCGCGACCGGCCGATAGTGCCAGTCGTGACGGTCCAGGAACACAACAGCACGGGCGTGCCCGGAAAACCGGCGCGCACGGTGGAGGTCTATGACTTCAGCCGTCCGACGACGCTGGCCCGCGACCATGCCCGGGTGCTGGAGCTGGCCTTCGAGACCTTCGCCCGGCAGTGGGGAACCCAGCTGACCGCGCAGGTGCGCGTGATCTCCCAGGTCACCTGCGAGCAGGTACTCATGCGCGGCTACGACGAGTACGCCGCGTCGCTGCCCGCCACGACGACCATGGTGCTCTGCAACGTCGGCGACCTCGAGGCCCAGGCCGTCATCCAGTTTCCCTCGGCCGCGGCTCTGTCCTGGGTCACCCACATGCTCGGGGGAACCGGCCTGCCCGCCCCCTCTGAGCGCCCGTTCACCCAGATCGAGCAGGCGCTCGTGCGGCGTCTGATGGACGATGCCCTCGAAGACCTGCGGTACTCGCTCGGCGCGCTGCTCACCCGTCCCATCATTGTCGGGGCCATCCAGTACAACTCCCAGTTCGCCCAGGCCGCCGCCACGGCCGATCTCATGATCGTGGCGAGCTTCACCATCCGGGTCGGCGAGAGCACCACCACCGCCACCCTCGCCCTGCCGGCCGAGGCTCTGCTCCCGCAGCTCGGCGAGCCCGGACCGGTACTGCCACCCACCCCGGCTCCCGAACTGCTCCGCGCCCAGCTCGGCTGGGTGCCCGTCGACGTGTCGGTGCGTCTCACCCACGCCCGCGTCAAGCCCAGCGCCATCCTGGCCCTGGCCGTCGGCGACGTCCTGGCCCTCCCGCATCCCACCCACCGACCGCTCGACCTGGTGGTGGATGGCCGCCCGCTCGCCCGGGCCGCCGTCGGATCCACCGGGTCCCGCCTGGCCTGCATCATCATCGACACCGAGGACACCACGCCATGACGCTTCACAGCCCCGCGCAGCAGCATTTCGCCGCCCCGGCCACCGCGCACGCCCACCCCGGCCTCACCGACGGCACGGCGCAGGCGGCGGTGGACGCCCTTCTCACGGTGTTGCCCACCGCCACGCTGCTCAGCGCCCGGCCGGGCGTCGCCGCGGCGGCCGCGGGTCTCGCCGGCGGGGCCGTGGTGGCCTCCTTCGTGGGCGCCACATCGGCCGACCTCGCCGTCGTGCTGGCCGACCCGGCCTCGCTCGACGCGGCGGCCGGCGCCGACGGCGGCCTGGTGTCGCGTGACGACATCGTGCGCCCGGCCCTCGAGCGTGCCGCAGGGGCCCTCGGGCTCGGCGTGCTCGGCGACGCCCGCGTCGACGACGCCTCCGCACTGCTGCTCGACCCGGAGACCGTGGTCTTCGACCTCGTCGGCGACGGCGAGACGGTGGGCTGGTTCGCGATCCGCCTGCGCCAGAACGGCACCCCTGCCGTGCGGAACGAAAGCGCCGTCGGCAACCTCGGCCGGATCAACAGCGTGGAGATGGCCCTCACCGTGGAGATCGGCCGCACCCGCATGACCGTCCGCGACGTACTGGCCCTCGAACCCGGTGCCGTTGTGGAGCTGGACCGTTCGGTCGGCTCGCCCGCGGACATCCTGCTCAATGGCCGGCTCATCGCCCACGGCGAGATCGTCGTGGTCGATCAGGACTACGCGGTGCGCATCACCGAGATCCTCGACGTCGCCGAGAGCCTGAGCTAGGTGGACACCGTCGTCGTCGCCCTCAGAGTGGTGCTGTCCCTGGCCGTGGTGCTCGGGCTGCTCTGGGTGCTGCAACGACGCCTGTCCAGGGGCCCCGGCACGCGCACGGCCAATGTCGTCACGGTCGTGGGCCGCCAGGGCCTCGGCCAGAAGGTATCCGTGGTGGTGGTCGATGTCGACGGCCGCCGGTTCGTGCTCGGTGTGACGGAGCAGTCCGTCACCGTGCTCCACGGCGGCGAGGCCGAACCCGAGGCAAATCGGGCTGAACACCAGACCTCGGATGACCGATCGGCCGCTTTCGCCCGGTCCCTTCACGCGGCCTCCGGCGGCCCCACGCTCGTACCGCCGGTGCTCGTGCCGCTGCGGGTGGAGGAACCCGTCGCCTCCGCCACGGCCGGGCTGTCCGCCGACCCGCCGCTCACCTTCCGGCCGCGCCGCGATCGCAGCAGCACTGGGCGTCTGGGCGGCTCCATCCTGTCCCCGTCCACCTGGCAACAGACCGCCGCCCTGCTCCGGCACGGCCGGTGAAGCCCGTCCTGCCAAGCCCGGCACGCGCCGGACTCGTCCCACGGGCGGTTGGTGGGCTGGCACCCGGGCCGATCCGTCGACCGTCACGCCCGCGCGCAGTGGTCGGTGAGCGGCGCCGCCGGCTGGCTCGCATCGGCGTCGCCGCCGCCCTGATCCTCATCATCGTGGCCGCCCTGATGATGCTGGTCGCCTCGGCAGGACACGCTGCCGGAAACACGACCGGCCACAGCCACGCCCTGGCGGTACCCGCCGAACCGATCGCGCCCACCGACCCGGCCACGCCCACCCCCGTGGCCACGCCGGCGGCCACCCCGGGCACCGGGCTCACGGTGGAGATCAACGGTCCGGACGGCGCCCCCTCCTCGGCCATCGTGACCCTGATCGGCATCACGCTGCTGTCGGTGGCCCCGGCGCTGCTGCTGATGATGACGTCGTTCACCAAGATCTTCGTGGTTCTCGCCATGACCCGCAACGCCCTCGCGCTGCCGTCGATCCCGCCGAACCAGGTGCTCGCCGGTCTCGCCCTGTTCCTGTCGCTGTTCATCATGGCTCCCGTGCTCACCGACATCAACACTGATGCCCTGCAGCCCTACCTCAACGGCACCATGACCTTCGACGACGCCGTGACGACAGGGTCGGAGCCGCTGCGTACCTTCATGCTCGCGCACACCAGGCAGGAGGACCTCGCCCTGATGGTGCGCGCCTCCGACCAGCCCAACCCGGCCAACACCGCCGCCGTATCGCTGCTCACCCTCATCCCGGCGTTCATGATCTCCGAACTCCGGGCCGCGTTCATCATCGGCTTCGTGATCTTCATCCCGTTCCTGGTCATCGACCTCGTGGTGTCCGCGGCGCTGATGTCGATGGGCATGATGATGCTGCCACCCGTGATGATCTCCCTGCCGTTCAAGATCCTGCTGTTCATCCTCGTCGACGGCTGGGGCCTGATCATCACGACTCTGGTCAACAGTTACCGGGGTGGCTGATGGACTCCAACGCCGTTCTCGACATCGGGCTGCAGGCCATCGTCGTGGCCGCCAAGCTCTCCGCGCCCATCCTGATCACCGCCCTGGTGGTCGGCTTCGCGATCTCCCTCGTGCAGTCGATCACACAGATCCAGGAGGTGACGCTCTCCTTCGTGCCCAAGGCCATCGCGGTCTGCGTGGCCATGCTCATCTGCGGACACTGGATGATCTCGGAGATCGTCTCGTTCACCACCAATCTGTTCGACAAGATCCCCGGCCTCATCGGCGGTGGCTAGGTGAACATCACCCTGGACTTCGGCTGGCTCGAAGCCGTGCTGCTCGCGGGTGTGCGCATGGTCGCGTTCCTCGTGATCGCGCCGCCGTTTTCGTTCAACGCCTTCCCACTGCGCATCAAGGGCATGCTCGCCGTGGGGCTGGCCCTGGCCGTCGCCCCACGCGTGGTGCCCGGCTACGCCTCGCCGGACACGGGCGGGTTCATCCTGGCGCTGCTGCTCGAGATCCTCGTGGGCGGGGTGTTGGGCTTCCTGGTGCTCGTCGTCTTCTCCGCCATCCAGTCCGCCGGTAACCTCATCGACCTGTTCGGCGGCTTCCAGCTGGCCCAGGGCTTCGACCCGCAGTCGATGGTCAACGGTGCCCAGTTCACTCGGCTTTACCAGATGACCGCGCTGGCGCTCCTGTTCGCCTCCGGTGGCTACCAGCTCATCCTCGGTGGACTCGCCCGGTCGTTCGCCGCCCTGCCGGTCGGCGGCGGAATCGACCTCGCCGTGCCCCTCGAGGCCATCACCGCAGCCGTCGGCCAGATGCTCCTGGCCGCTGTGCAGATCGCCGGCCCCCTCATCGTGGTGCTGTTCCTCGCCGACGCGGGCCTCGGCCTCCTCACCCGGGTGGCGCCCGCGCTGAACGCCTTCGCCCTCGGCTTCCCGCTCAAGATCCTCATCACCCTCACCCTCGGCGCGGCCGGCTTCATGGCCCTCCCAGGCATCGTGGCGTCCCTCACCGACGACGCGGTCACAAGCATGTGGGGGGTGCGCTGATGAGCGATTCGGGCGAACGCACCGAACAAGCCACCGAGAAGCGGATGCGCGAGGTGCGCTCCAAGGGACAGCTCTCCCGCTCCCAGGACCTCACGGCGTGGGTCGGCATCGGCGCTGCCGCGGTGATGATGCCCCTCACCATCCAGGCCGGTGCCGCCGCCGGGCGGACACAACTGTTCGACATCCGTGCGGTGGCCGAGAACCCCGACCCGCAACGTGCGCTGGACCTGCTCGGTGAGGGACTCGGCGCTATGGGCGGCATCCTCACCCCGATGCTGATCGTGGTGTGCGTGGCGGTCCTGGCCGGGTCGATCGCCCAGGGCGGTATCCACATCAAGAAGCTCGCCGGCAAGTACGACCAGTTCAACCCGGTCACCGGACTGGCCCGCACCTTCGGCAGCCAGGCCCTGTGGCAGGGGGTGAAGGCACTGCTGAAGACCGTCGTCGTCGGCGTGGTGCTGACGAGCGTGATCCAGGGCCTGACGCCGGTGCTCATGACCGCCGGGGGACTGCCCGTGACCGTGCTGATCGGCGCCGCCACGGACGGCACCGCCGCGCTGGTGCAGTCGGCCGTGATCGCCGGTCTCGTGCTGGCCGCCGCCGACGTGTTCGTGGTGCTGCGGCGCAACCGCAAGCGCACCCGGATGACCAAGAAGGAG
It encodes the following:
- a CDS encoding flagellar hook assembly protein FlgD encodes the protein MTIDAVGTVAAATPNATGSATKAGMYATTPVRTPKQTLDSEAFMSLLVTQLRNQDPSSPMDTNQMISQTTQLAMMEKITALSTTSDENFSLQMRTSAAALVGQNVTYTDAAGLSVSGIVSAVSFAGSVPQVTVGKASVALDAISGVTAPTG
- a CDS encoding flagellar hook protein FlgE, translating into MLRSLYSGISGLRAHQTMLDVTGNNIANVNTTAFKASATQFQDTLSQLTQGASGPGAQTGGTNPAQVGLGVQVAGISTNFTQGSSQSTGKAGDMLISGDGFFVTKEGGQTLYSRAGSFDFDSSGRLVTPSGAIVQGWGAVNGVINEGGALGDITLPQNVVIAGTVTTSAAMGGNLPSDAAEGKSVLLDIKVYDAAGAARTVSLTFTRTAAAGGWAVSGTDGTAAGSPTGSTTLAFTDGKLVSGPDLVVGGITVSMAALTGFAGLSTAVVASKSGSAPGSLESYSFSKDGTLIGLFSNGEQKALGRIALATFTNPGGLEKTGSNGYQATFNSGTAEIGAPGSTGLGSLTGGALEMSNVDLSQEFTNLIVAQRGFQANARIITTSDEVLQELTNLKR
- a CDS encoding HNH endonuclease signature motif containing protein, which encodes MNAGTLSVDAAYAIRTGLGDIDTVVTGLVLSDALEGLLVDARSINVDQLLKRARQTRDCLDEAGIRVREQKAWDDRYLRIWTLNTGQVRVDGLFPPEQGEFIKATFDSLTSPRRGGVRFVDTDRAAWAKRVQDDPRSTEQITCDGFVDLIEAGTTINPHEMLGGRRPTVQILTTRTPATRPAATDAPTHGTPATPNSVGDTTQTTGTTWFTGSTGSTGQPGPPGPAAQTGPCPADSPFPPGLLRDADNILVCEPGQPGHGYLEGNTAPLSQETIERLICDSATIEITVDDLGRPLDVGHEQRLFNRAQRRALAARDGGCRWPGCDRPPAFTEAHHIQHWKRDHGRTDINHGILLCHAHHMLLHNQGWQIFENTGQYWLRPPANIDPGQALIDMPSHTPPSTT
- a CDS encoding flagellar FlbD family protein is translated as MIVVTRLNDSQFAINPDLIERIHVNPDTTLVMVDGAKFIVTESLAEVIEKIAAYRAHVINLAYTSPHGSDGDHTASDPDTRPDAVVPLRPRRM
- a CDS encoding motility protein A, whose product is MDPATLIGIVLAFGALFAMITIEGSHVTAILLPAPMVLVFGATIAVGIAGGTLRDTIQAVKALPGAFLGKTTPPQKLIDQVVGLAEKARSSGLLALEQEADKVSDPFLRGALQNIADGTDGDELRILLEDEIATRTKASRTAAKFFTTLGGYAPTVGIIGTVISLTHVLENLDTPSTLGPMIAAAFVATLWGLLSANFLWLPIGNRLKRLSDIEAERMTLLMEGALAVQAGSQPRLLGERLQAMVPLASAKSAKGSKQGKQSGAAKPLKKAA
- a CDS encoding flagellar motor protein MotB, with the protein product MSGHGRGRRRGLEEEHEEHVDERWMASYMDMVTVLMCMFIVLFAMSTVDQAKFVQLKNSLATGFGSVDVGKVDTAEGIVVPPDLVDTPL
- a CDS encoding flagellar motor protein MotB, which produces MNQDVGLTDLELAIAEVDDLTAVEKAMDSALTAVGLNTLVEYTIDERGLSAGLVGSETFFEPNVATLSVQAVSVLDTIGPILAGTARQVSVEGHADRHGVTINYPTDWELSSARATQVLRHLVERTGVAQERIGAVGYGSARPVDMGDDLAAMARNRRVDVVLLSNQPDSVRALIPSVLDGTAVPDEPVEPGPAAPAGTSPGDSAEDTGH
- a CDS encoding flagellar motor switch protein FliM yields the protein MTVQEHNSTGVPGKPARTVEVYDFSRPTTLARDHARVLELAFETFARQWGTQLTAQVRVISQVTCEQVLMRGYDEYAASLPATTTMVLCNVGDLEAQAVIQFPSAAALSWVTHMLGGTGLPAPSERPFTQIEQALVRRLMDDALEDLRYSLGALLTRPIIVGAIQYNSQFAQAAATADLMIVASFTIRVGESTTTATLALPAEALLPQLGEPGPVLPPTPAPELLRAQLGWVPVDVSVRLTHARVKPSAILALAVGDVLALPHPTHRPLDLVVDGRPLARAAVGSTGSRLACIIIDTEDTTP
- the fliN gene encoding flagellar motor switch protein FliN, with protein sequence MTLHSPAQQHFAAPATAHAHPGLTDGTAQAAVDALLTVLPTATLLSARPGVAAAAAGLAGGAVVASFVGATSADLAVVLADPASLDAAAGADGGLVSRDDIVRPALERAAGALGLGVLGDARVDDASALLLDPETVVFDLVGDGETVGWFAIRLRQNGTPAVRNESAVGNLGRINSVEMALTVEIGRTRMTVRDVLALEPGAVVELDRSVGSPADILLNGRLIAHGEIVVVDQDYAVRITEILDVAESLS
- a CDS encoding flagellar biosynthetic protein FliO, with protein sequence MDTVVVALRVVLSLAVVLGLLWVLQRRLSRGPGTRTANVVTVVGRQGLGQKVSVVVVDVDGRRFVLGVTEQSVTVLHGGEAEPEANRAEHQTSDDRSAAFARSLHAASGGPTLVPPVLVPLRVEEPVASATAGLSADPPLTFRPRRDRSSTGRLGGSILSPSTWQQTAALLRHGR
- the fliP gene encoding flagellar type III secretion system pore protein FliP (The bacterial flagellar biogenesis protein FliP forms a type III secretion system (T3SS)-type pore required for flagellar assembly.) produces the protein MVGERRRRLARIGVAAALILIIVAALMMLVASAGHAAGNTTGHSHALAVPAEPIAPTDPATPTPVATPAATPGTGLTVEINGPDGAPSSAIVTLIGITLLSVAPALLLMMTSFTKIFVVLAMTRNALALPSIPPNQVLAGLALFLSLFIMAPVLTDINTDALQPYLNGTMTFDDAVTTGSEPLRTFMLAHTRQEDLALMVRASDQPNPANTAAVSLLTLIPAFMISELRAAFIIGFVIFIPFLVIDLVVSAALMSMGMMMLPPVMISLPFKILLFILVDGWGLIITTLVNSYRGG
- the fliQ gene encoding flagellar biosynthesis protein FliQ; translated protein: MDSNAVLDIGLQAIVVAAKLSAPILITALVVGFAISLVQSITQIQEVTLSFVPKAIAVCVAMLICGHWMISEIVSFTTNLFDKIPGLIGGG
- a CDS encoding flagellar biosynthetic protein FliR: MNITLDFGWLEAVLLAGVRMVAFLVIAPPFSFNAFPLRIKGMLAVGLALAVAPRVVPGYASPDTGGFILALLLEILVGGVLGFLVLVVFSAIQSAGNLIDLFGGFQLAQGFDPQSMVNGAQFTRLYQMTALALLFASGGYQLILGGLARSFAALPVGGGIDLAVPLEAITAAVGQMLLAAVQIAGPLIVVLFLADAGLGLLTRVAPALNAFALGFPLKILITLTLGAAGFMALPGIVASLTDDAVTSMWGVR